A single region of the Gemmatimonadota bacterium genome encodes:
- a CDS encoding ECF-type sigma factor → MSQPTPEAVTQLLRRAHAGDDGAFDQLFDVVYDELKRLAQAVRRSGGSETINTTALVHEAYVKLTPSKQLSWADRSHFFGVAARAMRQVLIAAAEKKSAKKRGGGQAPVEFDEQLHGGLVQPDQLLDLDRALATLEAANPRQARVVECRFFAGLSVEETAEALGVSEPTVKRDWRFARAWLTDALQAR, encoded by the coding sequence GTGTCCCAGCCCACTCCCGAAGCGGTGACCCAGCTCCTCCGGCGCGCCCACGCCGGGGACGACGGAGCCTTCGACCAGCTCTTCGACGTCGTCTACGACGAGCTCAAACGCCTGGCCCAGGCGGTGCGCCGCTCCGGGGGCTCGGAGACGATCAACACCACAGCGCTGGTTCACGAAGCCTACGTGAAGCTGACGCCCTCCAAGCAGCTTTCCTGGGCGGACCGCAGTCACTTCTTCGGCGTGGCGGCGCGCGCCATGCGCCAGGTGCTGATCGCGGCCGCCGAGAAGAAGTCCGCCAAGAAGCGTGGCGGCGGGCAGGCCCCGGTGGAGTTCGACGAGCAGCTGCACGGTGGCCTGGTCCAGCCCGATCAGCTCCTCGACCTGGACCGCGCGCTGGCCACGCTGGAGGCGGCCAATCCGCGTCAGGCGCGGGTGGTGGAGTGCCGCTTCTTCGCGGGACTTTCCGTCGAGGAGACCGCCGAAGCCCTCGGGGTCTCCGAGCCCACGGTCAAGCGCGACTGGCGCTTCGCGCGGGCTTGGCTCACCGACGCGCTCCAGGCCCGCTGA